tcaatcttttttttaatatatccagTGTGAGAGATCTCagctaggcaaaggcctcccctatTCTTGcagtatattaattttaaagtagcaAAATTCTACAAATCCACTTATACTTGAATATTCTATAAATTTACACCATACCATCAAGAGTTAGAGAAGTCCCTCTGAGCTCTGTGGAGCCAATGAACTGCTTCTTCATGTCCCCCTCAAAGTACACAAATACACTGGGCAAATTTCTCTCTGGGAAGTTGGGGATACATGTCTGTGCAACGGCCTTCAGGAACTTGGTGTACGGGTACTTGGCAGCCAGCTGCCGCATGTACTGGTTGATAAGAGCACATTGCTGGATACTGGAAatggttaattaaaaattaattaataaatatatatcaggTAAAGAAGTATCTCCCATTAAAACGATACAATAGAATTTGATTACTTTGAAAACcatggttttaattaaaaaacctttcTCTCCGCTTACCCTTGCTTGTACAGATGTATAACCACCCAGATGCCCTCACCAGCCTTGTTGACCTCCTGTACATAGTCCTGCCCGGACACTTCTCTGATGTCACCAAACCTCGTCTTCTCAGACAGTCTCTTGAGCTCAGCAATACGCCTCCTTCTGTATTCTTCTATGACAGCTTCGTCTTCTGAATCTTCAAGCTCATCAAGGCCATCCAGGTCCAGTTCGGACATTTGTTTGTCCTCTGAAAAAGTTAGCAAGTCCATTAGAAAAGAGTTGTATTAATGGCTTAGTAAAGAGAATGGGTTTTTAAATATCTCactaacataactttaaaagtaacattaattCCATTTGCcatatttaactgtttaaatCCCATCACTAGCGCTCCAAAATTGTTGTAAATTACTGTTACTTCAGTGTCTGTAGAAGCACTCAAGtggaactaaaatattttagatacagTTATAATTCTACTACATGAAATATATACCACTGTAAAGATGAAGCATTACACCTTCTTTACAGATATATTAtgagttatatttaaataattatgaatggtTTTGGGCCATTATAAGCAACAGGTGTTATCCTAACCTACAAGTATTGTTTATACTAACTCTCTTCCTGTTTCTGCTTGATGGTTTGCTCTATCATATTTACTATTTGTTCTTCTGAAACCTCCGCCTCCTTCGGAGGTATAATTCCTTTGGCGCGAAGGACATCGTTCCATTCTGTATCCTCGTTtggattctaaaaataaacaccaagTTTAACACTTTATTTACTATATACACCGACAACTTTTAGACCGCTATTTCTATAAGGTCGTATATGCAATTTACCTGCATTTTGTGTTAGAAATATGGAGCTTATTGCtttaaattataagaataaataaaggaGGAAATCTGACACCATCAAGGCATCAAATGATTAATCCGGAGTGACAGTATTATGATTGTGACATTTGTGACAGAAAGACAAGCAGGTGACTCAGTTTTTCTGGGTTGTTgtatcaattaaatatattttttaactgttaacTAATAGATTAGATTTATCATCGGACCGAGACCACGTCGTATAATTACAGttatgcaaacaaaaaaaaacttaaatattttgtccaaGAAAATGACCATTATGAACAatagagaatatttttcaaacttttttcaGAATAAAGTCGGAAGAAGGTAggcaacattatttataattgtcaGAAATTTGGTTCATCCATCTGTGACATGTTTACAGTAAAGAAGAGAAAAGTTTTGTGAAATGaatcaatcatttattaattaaacaaataagtttatatGTAGTGTTACAAAAGATCTAAGACAAAACAACAATGAATCGAGATAAAAGAGAGCCGGAGTATCCGACGGAGCTGGAGTCCCAGTTCGTGATGCGTCTGCCCGAGGAGCCTGCTAAAGTGCTGAGAGAGGTTTTGAAGTCCGGAGAGAATTTGAAGAACCGCCTCACGATCCAGATTGAAAATGACATGAGACAGGGGGAAGTGCGGTTCGATCACTGGCTGATGCACGCCAAGATCGTAGACCTCCCCGCCATCATCGaatctttaaaaacaatcgACAATAAGAGCTTCTATAAAACAGCAGATATCTGCCAAATGATGATATGCAAAGAAGAACCTGACCTACCGTCAACAGAGGAAGAATCACCTGCTAAAAACAAGAAGAAGGACCCTTACAAAGTAGATAAAAAGTTCCTCTGGCCTCATGGTATCACACCACCTACTAAGAACGTGCGTAAACGAAGATTCAGAAAAACTCTGAAGAAGAAATATGTGGAAGCACCAGAGATAGAGAAAGAAGTGAAGAGACTGCTCAGGGCTGACAATGAAGCTGTCAGTGTCACCTGGGAAGTCATAAAAGAAGAGGATGATCACCCCAAACAAGACAGTGCCCCTGTCAATGTTAAGCCTGAGAAGAAGCCTAAAGCAGAACGTAATCCTAAGCGAGAGTCTGTGTCTGTTGATGTTTCTAACCATGAGTCCTCTAATGTTGTAGACATATTTGGTGGAGCCGTGAGTGACTCTGATCTTGAAGATGACAACATTAATGTGGAAATGGAAGACTCTCGTCTCTCAGCATATGACAGTCGCCTCTCAGACACTAATTCCATGCATGGAGAGGGTTCATCAAAGAGGGAGGCATTACCAACACAATTTGGATCACACATGTTCCAGTCCCGGCAGGATCTTGGGCCCAAGTCTTTCCCTGGTCATAGCAGAGCTACAACACCAGCAGCATCAGGGATGTCAAAAAGTGGGGGTCTCTCATCAGAGGATGATGGTGACTACCAACCTAGAGACATGTCTAAGGACAATATGACGTTAAGGATCGAGCAGTTGAGGGCTGAACTTGAGGAGTTGAAGCAGCGCAGGCAGAGGACACAGCATGAGATAGCAGGGATGGAGAACTTAGCTCTAAGACAGAGATTTCAGGATATCCTACACACTCTCAACCAGGACATCATGTACAAAGAGATGGAGTATCAGGGCCTTATCACACTTCAGAACTCAGAAGATATCTAGTAGTAACTTTTGTTAGatatatgaaaattatatctaacaacatttttttaagttttaaactatGTGGGTATGAATGGCTCAGTTACATAGactatataataattaaggatGCATATTATGTTGAATTTAACCATAATATACCAATTTCTGTGTATGTTCCTCACTTAAATTGAATGTAATCATTAGTAACACTttgtagtttataaataaatacatgtatgtTATGAATTTTTcttgtactttatttttttaccctttttttaaattaaacttttactgTCTCTCGGTCTTGATCCTAGATCAAgaatatcttttaaaaagttatcatGAAAACCCGAAGTGTTGCCAAATCAGTATTTCGTGCAGAAATCAGAATCTTGATGTCAAATACAACTGACAGTTCATTGTCCATGTTTTTAAGGGTTTGTTCAATTTATGTTTCGAAACTAAATATCCTAGAAAAGAAACGAAATTAGAGATCCAAGCCAAGCGTATGCCTTATACAAGATAAATATCACATACACACAAATCATAATGTAACTACAAATTCTAAGATATTGCTGTTCCcaacacaataaattaatgagtattaaaaatacattctgaTTTTAAAAATCGATGACGTCTAAATGGTTGATCATTTTAACGTTAACACTAACAAgactaacttttatttttaagcgcTAGTAAAATTATCTTTTGTCGTGTTTTCAGTACATTATGCTTTTGTAACGTCTTTGAaccatacatttattttataaataaaacacaaaagcaTAATTTCTAAATAACGTTACGAATCTGACTTTGACAGTATGACACGTCTTTTTTTCTCTGCAAAGTTGTCAACTTGCGTCGTGTTGGAAAAATTTTACGTCGCTATGTTCAGTCCAGTCAGAactcgaaataaataaattgaatatggCTGAAGTCGAAGGACATAAACATCGAGAAACTAATAACCATGAGGGAGAAGGTAAATGTTGTTATGATATTTATGGTTAGGACGCGTGGTTAGTGAGTATCGCGGACGTCAGTGCGGATCGGCTGCGTTGCCGTGGCCCGTTACCCTCGTGTTACCTTTGTGACATTGAAATTGGGTTCTTTTTATAATTGCTGCGTGGATTTGTGGTGCTGGGCCGCCAGGAGCGGAGTGTGCCGCCCGCCTGACGCGTTGAGTGGTACCGTTGGACGGTCGCACGGACTGTAGTGATCATGACGGGGGACGCGGACAGGAGCCTCCACTCAGGTATTCCTATGTTATTGTTGTAATACTCGATATTAGCCGAGGTTAAGTGCGTTTAATcgtaattaatgttgtttatttgtgCGGAGTTAACGTCGCGACGTGTTGAACTTTGCTCGTACGTTGTGTGttattgcattaatttaagCCACAACACGAGCGTTAAATGTTTGGAATATTTCCTTTCTTATCCAATTAGAATGTTTCGCAGTGTGTGAAGAATCCAAAGCTGGTAATTTGCCAGTCATTAGAAGATGACAAGTTGTATCAATGTGATTGTTATACTGTGTAATGATGAAATTGAATACAATACATGACTTATCAAGGTGCATTgatatactatttaaaaattatatattattactgatttttCCCATTGACTCTTGATTTTCAAtgtgttataattattagtgTCATATACATTTTTTGATCGTAGCATCTAACTAATACAAGACCCATAAAAAGTTAGAAAACTATCTTAAACTATGTTCCTAACTTGGAACTTGATAAATGGtaaaatcattttactttttgtatataaattcaaaagttgtagattattattaaatatcttgattGTTATAACATAAATGCTCAACAGATTAGTTCAGCTTTCTATACAACTATCTAATGTCCACATATCTATAGACTCAGTATATCActtagcatttatttttttacaatttaattataatcataatagTTGGAGTACCTAACGTTtcacaaatacttattttaacatttctatatattttgtatggtAGTGTATTTTTTGCAGATGTATAATAAGTCAGagaaaattcataaaacaattgGAGAAATCTTTTCAAGATCTTTTATGGAAtgatataaaaactaataaaaaaatggaataaaactgAAACCTAAGAGTAACAATTAAGATTTCTATAATATCTtgtcaaatatattcattttgTGGTTATTATTACACATTGAATATGCCTTGACCCCTTCAAAGGTTGTCTCACATACAAAAATAGATTGTTTTCATAATGTCATTTATTTCCATTGAAAGAATACAGAGGTgtggtaaattaaaataattgttacgctttcatatgtatacataacaataaattatttttatttaatcaatatgaTATCtcactttaatttcatttgtgATTTGTTAATATCGACAAAAAAGCTTGTTCGTTTACTAAAGTTATGATTTTATATGTATTagacaacaaatattgaaagttTTGGAGCGGCTTGATGGCCtgcaaaatatgtataaaaggAAGGTCAAAGTGAATATTAAAGCATTTAAGGTCAGATAAAATtcagcttaaaataaaatgcaagcAACAGATTGGGACCGGTCCTATGTATGATATATTTATACTATTAATAACTAAACACGTGATTTATTATCTTTGCTTCATGTTAAATTGTCACCTGGTTTATATACCAGGATGATAAATTCTGTTTGCAAAAAGAACAAACTTGTCCAGCTAAATATATTtccaacaaatattttgtaacacaaAAAGTACACACAAGCAGTTATACCTGTTTCCGAGTCAGTTTTTGCGCCGCCTTccatcttattattattttttatgcacGCCTCGTTGCCAAcattaagaattaatttcagTTAGTTGCAAAGTTTTTTAATCTACAGTcttagcaaaaagtttttatgtaaacatttttgtcatcTATGGTTTTTCATTTGCGTttcatttcgtatattttattgtttataaaatagaattaaaaataacagatcGGAATGTATTTACTTAAGTGGTATTGCATGCAAATTACACGTAACGTATAATTTTCGCGCTCAATCTGCACGTCGCGACAGCAAAGCATAAACTAGGTCACAGGTCATTAATGAGGGTTTACGACAATGACAATTAAGTATACAGCTCTCTGGCCTTcggtaaattataaatatttatatgaatactaaaatgtataattttaaatcatacattTTAGTGAAGGTCCAGAACCATAACTGGGTCGCTTCcgataaattaaacaaacactGTTTTGAAGTTTGAGTTGTGTAAATATTAGCACATGCGCCTGCTAATGCATACGCATGCCTATTACCTGTTGATACACCTAATTTAGTTACACTTTCAACCTTCGTACCTTGATAGTGGAGGAATGTTGTAACTCTAACTTATAGGTACATACGTACTTCGCTTAAGACATAAAAATCGCTGCCTTACAGATATTTAAGGCTTATAAGCCTTAAATATCTGTAAAGGCAGCGATtatcgaatttattttacaagtcaTTGCTGCTTACCAGTAACTTAACCAACGCAGGTAGCTTTCGTATGTCTATCACAGTTACCTAGTTAACTATAGAGTTCACACGCTCTCGGTAAGCCACAGTATACGTGTGTCCGTGTGTAGCAcaagtcaaaataattaaaaataaattacacagtTGTAGTTCAACGCCCTTTTAATAGGCTAAGTCTGTTCAAAATAACGCTAGATTTATGACTAGATTGCAGTCTAGATACCTTGTTCCGCCTATTACATTAGTTTTAAATCATGTTGAGGCGtggatatttaaattaattatcggAATTTAAAACACTAAAGGCAGTTTCctcaaacatatattatttaaaatctaaatgaaCTTTACCAATAATGCAAACTAGCAACCGGCCACTCAGCCATTAAAGTTTCCGCAGGAATGTGGGTTTCCATTAATCCACCTATTAATTTGTTATGCAAATTAATAACAGACCATTGCAATGTAGAGGATACTCGCCCTTCCACTTTCTGTGCTGTACGATGCGCTTCAAACCGATTCAAccgtaattgttttaaatttgaattcgCTATCACGCCTATCCGGCGTAATTTTACACCATATAGGACTCGACATTTTGCAAATGACAGTCCCTGACCGGCATTTCGTTTGCCCTGTTACCC
The Trichoplusia ni isolate ovarian cell line Hi5 chromosome 23, tn1, whole genome shotgun sequence DNA segment above includes these coding regions:
- the LOC113504808 gene encoding viral IAP-associated factor homolog, translating into MQNPNEDTEWNDVLRAKGIIPPKEAEVSEEQIVNMIEQTIKQKQEEKDKQMSELDLDGLDELEDSEDEAVIEEYRRRRIAELKRLSEKTRFGDIREVSGQDYVQEVNKAGEGIWVVIHLYKQGIQQCALINQYMRQLAAKYPYTKFLKAVAQTCIPNFPERNLPSVFVYFEGDMKKQFIGSTELRGTSLTLDEFEYILGQVGAVDTKITEDPRPKIKDKLFTDLGSNDW
- the LOC113504805 gene encoding transcription initiation factor TFIID subunit 7-like translates to MNRDKREPEYPTELESQFVMRLPEEPAKVLREVLKSGENLKNRLTIQIENDMRQGEVRFDHWLMHAKIVDLPAIIESLKTIDNKSFYKTADICQMMICKEEPDLPSTEEESPAKNKKKDPYKVDKKFLWPHGITPPTKNVRKRRFRKTLKKKYVEAPEIEKEVKRLLRADNEAVSVTWEVIKEEDDHPKQDSAPVNVKPEKKPKAERNPKRESVSVDVSNHESSNVVDIFGGAVSDSDLEDDNINVEMEDSRLSAYDSRLSDTNSMHGEGSSKREALPTQFGSHMFQSRQDLGPKSFPGHSRATTPAASGMSKSGGLSSEDDGDYQPRDMSKDNMTLRIEQLRAELEELKQRRQRTQHEIAGMENLALRQRFQDILHTLNQDIMYKEMEYQGLITLQNSEDI